Proteins from a genomic interval of Papaver somniferum cultivar HN1 chromosome 4, ASM357369v1, whole genome shotgun sequence:
- the LOC113276170 gene encoding cysteine proteinase COT44-like yields the protein MEEQHQGRLFISNWRHTEPAIRKRNGKGLLKDVVTQPVSVGICGSDAAFQLYLLKGSFSRSCSMHLDHAMLTVGQGFENGVNYWILKISWETSWG from the exons ATGGAGGAACAACACCAagggagattattcatatcaaactGGAGACATACAGAACCTGCGATCAGAAAAAG AAACGGCAAAGGATTACTTAAAGATGTTGTAACTCAACCTGTGAGTGTGGGTATATGTGGTAGTGATGCGGCATTCCAACTGTATCTACTGAAG GGGAGCTTCAGCAGATCATGTTCAATGCACTTGGACCATGCTATGCTGACTGTGGGGCAAGGGTTTGAAAATGGGGTCAATTACTGGATCTTAAAAATCTCATGGGAAACAAGTTGGGGATGA